One window from the genome of Kryptolebias marmoratus isolate JLee-2015 linkage group LG1, ASM164957v2, whole genome shotgun sequence encodes:
- the nipbla gene encoding nipped-B-like protein A isoform X3, with product MNGDMPHVPITTLAGIASLTDLLNQLPLPSPLPATTTKSLLFNGRIAEDVNRLLDCRDENLASQLAHGLNQVSTEHIELKDNLGSDEPEGDAPLLLRTMLARNPGIFREKSMDTNAFSALSMWLNNKNLIIPFCVCLFLLDVMQQPMVPPFKITQNSMHSPAQSANFQPAAISPNPSSRFVAPQTGSGGRYMGQQNSPVPSPYTPQSPAPGYIQQYPHQQPPSYNQTQQIQASVASPMVPGGIRNIHEDKVSGQMPSAPNHHPDRLGTEDYMNMVQRRGIEESDSTMRNPSFPLRSPQSGCSPASSEGTPKPGSRPPLILQSPPPYAASPREGGPDPKQHLQQRKKAPTVKEEKDMYDIVSSPNKDSTKLTLKLSRVKSNESDPPGDVVTGMDQNSELMETELAFQHVPVLQQNLAARQQQHQQAVGTSGLQPSSSPYDEAELDALAEIERIEREAASEKCSKEVQDKDKPLKKRKQDSFPLEPGAGGPGGPTGAPGSGSTGGGNAGKLTPQEATAAGNGASRPPLMINRDRDSSGSSEGQMWGQPKVKLERLGLVKDFEKRPKPVVVLKKLSVDQIQRLIRHSKSGKNRFSSGKSGKSGVDPAILKELPPELLAEIESTMPLCERVKMNKRKRSTVNERPKYAEVSSDDDFDANGESARKRHRRDKDRTWEFEERERRGSGEHRKSGHRDSRRGSGSRYRDSSDEDSPPPSMSEIARKMKMKEKQKKRKAYEPKLTQEELMDSSTFKRFSASIDNILENLEDVDFTTMADDDEIPQELLLGKHQLNELGSESAKIKAMGITSRIPSDKLVKLLNILEKNIQDGSKLSTMMNHDQDAEDEERLWRDLIMERVTKSADACLTALNVMTSTHMPKAVYIEDVIERVLQYTKFHLQNTLYPQYDPVYRVDPHGGGMLSSKAKRAKCSTHKQRVIVMLYNKVCDIVSNISELLEIQLLTDTTILQVSSMGITPFFVENVSELQLCAIKLVTAVFSRYEKHRQLILEEIFTSLARLPTSKRSLRNFRLNSSDQDGEPMYIQMVTALVLQLIQCVVHLPSDKDVFEDYDNKVDQDVLITNSYETAMRTAQNFLSVFLKKCGSKQGEEDYRPLFENFVQDLLSTVNKPEWPAAELLLSLLGRLLVHQFSNKQTEMALRVASLDYLGTVAARLRKDAVTSKMDQRSIDRILQESQGSDETQQLQKALLDYLEENAETDPSLVFARKFYIAQWFRDATTEAEKSMRNQNPKDEDSSDGPQHAKEIETTGEIMQRAEKRKKFLRTIIKTTPAHFTTLKMNSDTVDYDDACLIVRYLASMRPFAQSFDIYLTQILRVLGESAIAVRTKAMKCLSEVVAVDPSILARSDMQRGVHGRLMDNSTSVREAAVELLGKFVLSRPQLTEQYYDMLIERILDTGISVRKRVIKILRDICLEQPTFSKITEMCVKMIRRVNDEEGIKKLVNETFQKLWFTPTPAHDKETMTRKILNITDVVAACRDTGYDWFEQLLQNLLKSEEEASYKPAKKACVQLVDNLVEHILKYEESLAENKGVNSTRLVACITTLYLFSKIRAQLMVKHAMTMQPYLTTKCNTANDFMVICNVAKILELVVPLMEHPSETFLATIEEDLMKLIIKYGMTVVQHCVSCLGAVVNKVTHNYKFVWACFNKFYGALNKLKIQHQEDPNSTTLAANKPFLLRSLFTVGALARHFDFDLEEFKGPNKVIIKEKVLELLLYFTKHEDEEVKTKAIIGLGFLVIMHPSQMFVPEVKSLYNGILADSASSINLKIQVLKNLQTYLQEEDTRMQEADREWKKLSKQEDLKEMGDISSGMSSSIMQLYLKQVLEAFFHTQSSVRHFALNVIALTLNQGLIHPVQCVPYLIAMGTDPEPSMRNKADQQLVEIDKKYTGFIHMKAVAGMKMSYNLQQAIALSRKSIIRGFRQDETHSALCSHLYSMIRGNRQHRRAFLISLLNLFDDSAKTEVNMLLFIADNLACFPYQSQEEPLFIMHHIDITLSVSGSNLLQTFRELLLKEPRRKEKKVKEWKNTSDGEDEEEKMNCDSSRSYEEENSNSEDNENNGEDDDVVRRPKKTRKPVQNSDSESDLDDLDVDDVDKVMRLLPDNPAGLLDFANAVQGILLLLVLKQHLKNQYGFSDSKIQKYSPTESAKVYDKTVNRKSNVHFNPRQTMDFISNSMAKATLTEDVKRRIVRQYLDFKVLMEHLDPDEEDEEGEASASANIRNKAINALLGGSGPMSGPSPRNQAGPETDDDDSDSDERTPGSSRKSRRAGDSSDPGRMSETVESMDVIALCCPKYKDRPQIARVMQKTSNGYSIHWMAGSYSGPWAEAKKRDGRKLVPWVDTIKESDIIYKKIALTSNHKLSNKVVQTLRSLYAAREGGAS from the exons ATGAATGGGGATATGCCTCATGTTCCCATCACCACTCTTGCTGGGATCGCGAGCCTCACTGACT TGTTGAACCAGCTGCCCCTCCCTTCCCCGCTACCTGCCACCACCACTAAGAGTCTCCTCTTCAATGGGAGGATTGCGGAGGATGTTAACCGTCTGTTGGACTGTCGAGATGAGAATCTGGCCTCCCAGTTAGCCCATGGCCTCAACCAGGTCTCCACAGAGCACAT AGAACTGAAAGACAACCTGGGGAGCGATGAGCCTGAAGGAGATGCACCACTGTTGCTGCGGACCATGCTGGCCAGGAACCCTGGCATCTTCAGGGAGAAAAGTATggacacaaatgcattttcagcATTATCAATGtggttaaacaataaaaacctaattattcctttttgtgtttgtctttttttactaGATGTTATGCAGCAGCCAATGGTACCACCATTCAAGATCACCCAGAACTCCATGCATAGCCCTGCCCAGTCAGCAAACTTTCAGCCTGCTGCAATTTCTCCTAATCCATCAAG CCGTTTTGTGGCGCCGCAGACAGGTTCTGGTGGTCGGTACATGGGCCAGCAGAACAGTCCGGTACCCAGTCCTTACACTCCTCAGAGCCCTGCGCCGGGTTACATACAGCAGTACCCCCACCAACAACCGCCCAGTTATAACCAGACCCAGCAGATACAAG cgtCTGTGGCAAGTCCGATGGTGCCTGGCGGGATACGAAATATCCATGAGGACAAAGTCTCTGGGCAGATGCCCAGCGCTCCCAATCACCACCCAGACAGACTTGGTACTGAGGACTACATGAATATGGTGCAACGACGGGGGATTGAG GAGAGCGACTCCACCATGAGGAATCCTTCCTTCCCTCTGAGGTCTCCACAGTCAGGCTGTTCTCCAGCATCGAGCGAGGGAACACCAAAAC CGGGTTCCCGCCCACCCCTTATTCTACAGTCCCCACCTCCTTATGCAGCCTCTCCCAGGGAAGGAGGCCCTGACCCGAAGCAGCATCTCCAGCAGAGGAAGAAAGCTCCTACAGTAAAAGAGGAGAAGGATATGTATGACATTGTTAGCTCTCCAAACAAGGACTCTACTAAACTAACCCTCAAGCTGTCCAGGGTTAAGTCAAATGAATCTGATCCACCAG GTGATGTTGTGACTGGCATGGATCAGAACTCGGAGCTAATGGAGACGGAGCTGGCCTTTCAGCACGTTCCGGTTCTCCAGCAAAATCTAGCAGCTCGACAGCAACAGCACCAGCAAGCAGTTGGTACCAGCGGTCTTCAACCTTCAAGTTCACCTTATGATGAGGCAGAGCTCGATGCGCTTGCTGAAATTGAAAGGATAGAACGAGAGGCAGCTAGTGAGAAGTGTTCCAAGGAGGTGCAGGATAAAG ACAAGCCACTGAAGAAGAGAAAACAGGACTCCTTTCCCCTTGAGCCAGGTGCCGGGGGACCGGGTGGTCCCACTGGTGCCCCAGGCAGTGGATCTACAGGAGGTGGCAATGCTGGCAAACTGACTCCACAGGAGGCCACTGCAGCTGGAAATGGTGCCAGCCGCCCTCCCCTCATG atTAACCGTGACCGGGACAGCAGTGGGTCAAGTGAAGGTCAGATGTGGGGCCAGCCAAAGGTTAAACTGGAGAGGCTGGGTTTGGTGAAGGACTTTGAGAAGCGGCCCAAGCCTGTGGTGGTTCTAAAAAAGCTCTCGGTCGACCAGATTCAGAGGCTCATTCGACACAGCAAGTCTGGGAAAAACAGGTTCTCCTCAGGAAAGTCTGGCAAAA GTGGGGTGGACCCAGCGATCCTGAAGGAACTTCCCCCAGAGTTGCTGGCAGAGATCGAGTCCACCATGCCTTTGTGTGAAAGGGTGAAGATGAACAAGAGGAAGCGAAGCACTGTAAATGAGAGGCCCAAATATGCTGAGGTCAGCTCAGATGATGACTTTGACGCAAATGGAGAGT CGGCAAGGAAGCGTCACAGAcgagacaaagacagaacctGGGAGTTTGAAGAAAGAGAGCGACGAGGTTCGGGGGAACACCGGAAAAGTGGGCACCGAGACAGCCGGCGAGGCTCAGGGAGCCGCTACCGCGATTCCTCTGACGAAGACTCGCCGCCGCCCAGCATGAGTGAAA TTGCCAGAAAAATGAAGATGaaggagaaacagaagaaaaggaaagcaTATGAACCCAAACTAACCCAGGAAGAACTAATGGACTCGTCCACATTCAAGAGGTTCTCAGCAAGCATTGACAACATACTAGAAAATCTGGAGGATGTGGATTTCACTACTATGG CGGATGACGATGAGATACCTCAGGAATTGCTGCTCGGTAAACACCAGTTGAATGAGCTTGGCAGCGAGTCAGCCAAAATTAAGGCCATGGGCATCACAAGCAGG ATCCCATCAGACAAGTTGGTGAAGCTCCTGAACATCCTAGAAAAGAACATCCAGGATGGATCCAAGCTCTCTACCATGATGAATCAT GACCAAGATGCTGAAGACGAGGAAAGACTTTGGAGAGATCTGATAATGGAGAGAGTCACAAAGTCTGCCGACGCTTGTCTGACGGCTCTGAACGTCATGACCTCAACACATATGCCAAAGGCTGTCTACATCGAAGACGTCATTGAGCGGGTTCTGCAGTACACCAAGTTCCACCTTCAGAACACCTTGTACCCGCAGTACGATCCTGTCTACAGGGTGGATCCACACGGAG GTGGCATGTTGAGCTCCAAGGCAAAGCGTGCGAAATGCTCCACTCACAAGCAGCGTGTCATCGTCATGTTGTACAACAAAGTTTGTGACATCGTCAGCAACATTTCAGAGCTCCTAGAAATCCAGCTGCTTACAGACACCACCATCCTCCag GTTTCTTCGATGGGAATCACTCCATTTTTTGTGGAGAATGTCAGTGAGCTGCAGTTGTGTGCCATTAAACTAGTCACAGCG GTTTTCTCACGCTACGAGAAGCATCGGCAGCTTATCTTGGAGGAAATCTTTACCTCTTTGGCGAGACTACCCACCAGCAAACGCTCTCTGAGAAACTTCAG ACTAAACAGCTCAGACCAGGATGGAGAACCCATGTACATTCAGATGGTGACAGCTCTGgtgctgcagctgatccagtgCGTGGTCCATCTTCCCAGCGACAAGGATGTTTTTGAAGATTATGACAACAAG gtggatCAGGATGTCTTGATAACCAACTCTTACGAGACGGCGATGAGAACAGCACAAAACTTCCTCTCAGTCTtcctcaaaaa GTGTGGCAGCAAGCAGGGAGAAGAAGATTATCGGCcgttatttgagaactttgtcCAGGACCTGCTGTCAACAGTAAACAAACCAGAGTGGCCTGCTGCAGAGTTGTTGCTCAGTCTGCTTGGTAGACTGCTG GTGCACCAGTTCAGtaataaacagacagaaatggcTCTGAGAGTAGCATCTTTAGACTACCTTGGCACAGTGGCTGCCCGTCTCAGGAAGGACGCAGTCACAAGCAAGATGGACCAGAGATCCATTGATCGTATCCTACAAGAG TCTCAAGGCAGTGATGAgacccagcagctgcagaaagctTTACTGGACTACCTGGAAGAGAACGCTGAGACCGATCCTTCACTTGTG TTTGCTAGAAAGTTTTATATTGCCCAGTGGTTCCGCGATGCCACGACGGAGGCTGAGAAGTCCATGCGGAACCAGAATCCTAAAGATGAGGACTCGTCAGATGGACCGCAGCACGCAAAAGAGATCGAAACTACTGGTGAAATCATGCAGCGTGCAGAGAAACGCAAGAAGTTTCTGCGCACCATCATTAAGACTACGCCGGCTCATTTTACCACCCTGAA AATGAACTCTGACACTGTGGACTACGATGACGCCTGTCTGATTGTGCGTTATTTGGCCTCTATGAGGCCGTTCGCCCAGAGCtttgatatttatttaacacag atCTTGCGAGTTCTTGGGGAAAGTGCCATCGCTGTAAGGACTAAAGCCATGAAATGTCTGTCTGAGGTTGTGGCTGTGGACCCCAGCATACTGGCAAGG TCTGACATGCAGCGAGGCGTTCACGGTCGTTTGATGGACAACTCCACCAGTGTGAGAGAGGCAGCTGTGGAGCTGCTGGGCAAGTTTGTGCTCAGCAGACCCCAACTCACTGAGCAGTACTACGACATGCTCATAGAGAGGATACTG GACACTGGTATCAGTGTGAGAAAGCGGGTGATCAAGATTCTCAGAGATATCTGTCTGGAGCAACCAACCTTCAGCAAGATTACTGAGATGTGTGTGAAGATGATCCGCAGGGTCAACGACGAGGAAGGCATCAAG AAATTGGTGAATGAGACATTCCAGAAGTTGTGGTTTACTCCAACTCCGGCACATGACAAAGAGACCATGACCAGAAAAATCCTCAACATCACTGATGTT GTTGCAGCGTGTCGAGACACTGGTTACGACTGGTTTGAACAACTTCTCCAAAAT cttcttAAATCTGAAGAGGAGGCGTCGTATAAACCAGCTAAAAAGGCATGTGTTCAGCTAGTCGACAATCTGGTGGAGCACATCCTTAAATACGAAGAGTCTCTTGCAG aaaacaagGGGGTGAACTCAACGCGGCTGGTGGCGTGCATCACCACGCTGTACTTGTTCAGCAAGATTCGAGCCCAGCTAATGGTCAAACATGCCATGACCATGCAGCCGTATCTGACCACAAAGTGTAAC ACTGCCAATGACTTCATGGTCATTTGTAATGTGGCGAAGATCTTGGAGCTCGTGGTGCCTCTGATGGAGCATCCAAGTGAAACTTTCCTCGCCACCATCGAAGAAGACCTCATGAAGCTCATCATCAAATATGGCATGACG GTGGTCCAGCACTGTGTAAGCTGTCTTGGAGCTGTTGTGAACAAAGTCACACACAACTACAAGTTTGTCTGGGCTTGCTTCAACAAATTCTATG GTGCACTTAACAAGCTTAAGATTCAGCATCAAGAGGATCCCAACAGCACGACGTTAGCAGCAAACAAGCCTTTTCTGCTGCGATCGCTCTTCACTGTGGGGGCACTGGCTCGACACTTCGACTTTGATTTGGAAGAGTTTAAAGGCCCCAACAAG GTTATCATCAAGGAAAAAGTTCTTGAGCTGCTGCTGTACTTCACCAAACACGAGGATGAGGAAGTCAAGACCAAAGCCATCATTGgcttag GTTTCCTTGTGATCATGCATCCCAGCCAGATGTTTGTGCCTGAGGTGAAGTCCTTGTACAATGGGATTCTGGCAGACAGCGCGTCCTCCATCAATCTCAAAATCCAGGTCCTCAAAAACCTGCAGACGTACCTTCAGGAAGAGGACACACGAATGCAGGAAGCAGACAGAGAAT gGAAGAAACTGTCGAAACAAGAGGATCTGAAAGAGATGGGAGACATTTCTTCAGGGATGAGCAGCTCCATCATGCAgctttatctaaaacaagtgTTGGAGGCGTTCTTCCACACCCAGTCCAGCGTACGGCACTTTGCTCTCAACGTCATAGCTCTCACACTCAACCAGGGTCTCATCCATCCCGTACAG TGTGTACCCTACCTCATTGCGATGGGAACAGACCCAGAGCCCAGCATGAGGAACAAAGCCGACCAGCAGCTGGTGGAGATTGACAAGAAATACACAGGATTCATCCAT ATGAAGGCAGTTGCCGGGATGAAGATGTCGTACAATTTGCAGCAGGCCATCGCTTTGTCCCGTAAATCCATAATAAGAGGCTTCAGACAAGACGAGACCCACTCGGCGCTCTGCTCCCACCTCTATTCTATGATCCGGGGGAACCGGCAGCATCGCAGGGCTTTTCTCATCTCATTACTGAACCTCTTTGATGACAGTGCT AAGACGGAAGTAAACATGCTGCTGTTTATCGCAGACAACCTGGCTTGTTTTCCGTACCAGAGCCAGGAGGAGCCTCTCTTCATCATGCACCACATAGACATCACGCTGTCCGTTTCTGGCAGCAACCTGCTGCAAACATTCAGAGAG cttcttctaaAGGAGCCGAGGCGTAAGGAAAAGAAAGTGAAGGAGTGGAAAAACACGTCTGATGGGGAAGACGAAGAGGAAAAGATGAACTGTGATTCTTCCAGGAGttatgaagaagaaaacagcaacagtgAGGACAATGAAAACAACGGCGAAGACGACGATGTGGTACGGCGGCCAAAGAAGACGAGAAAACCTGTTCAAAACTCGGACTCTGAATCTGATCTCGATGATCTGGATGTGGACGATGTGGACAAAGTAATGAGACTTCTTCCAGACAATCCCGCAGGTCTCTTGGACTTTGCCAACGCTGTTCAGGGCATCTTACTCCTGCTCGTGCTCAAACAACATCTAAAGAACCAATATGGATTCTCTGACAG TAAAATTCAGAAGTACTCTCCAACCGAGTCAGCCAAGGTGTACGATAAGACGGTGAACAGAAAAAGCAACGTTCACTTCAACCCTCGACAAACCATGGACTTCATCTCTAACAGCATGGCCAAGGCCACACTGACAGAGGATGTAAAAAGGAGGATAGTCAGACAGTACCTAGAT TTTAAGGTTCTGATGGAACATCTGGATCCagatgaagaggatgaggagggggaAGCATCTGCCAGCGCCAACATCAGAAACAAAGCCATAAATGCCCTGTTAGGAGGCTCCGGCCCCATGTCAGGACCCAGTCCACGCAATCAGGCGGGACCAGAGACTGATGATGACGACAGCGATAGTGACGAAAGGACACCAGGG TCCTCTCGAAAGTCAAGGAGAGCGGGCGACTCCTCGGATCCAGGCCGCATGAGCGAGACAGTGGAGTCGATGGATGTGATCGCTCTCTGCTGCCCCAAATACAAAGACCGACCGCAGATAGCTCGAGTCATGCAGAAAACTTCCAACGGATACAGCATCCACTGGATGGCAGGCTCCTACTCGGGGCCCTGGGCAGAGGCCAAGAAACGCGATGGACGCAAACTGGTGCCTTGGGTGGACACTATTAAGGAGTCAGACATCATTTACAAGAAGATTGCCTTGACCAGCAACCACAAACTGAGCAACAAAGTTGTACAGACTTTACGCTCACTATATGCAGCGCGGGAAGGAGGAGCTAGCTAA